The Raphanus sativus cultivar WK10039 chromosome 2, ASM80110v3, whole genome shotgun sequence genome includes a region encoding these proteins:
- the LOC108841149 gene encoding nuclear polyadenylated RNA-binding protein 3-like has translation MGCGGSRLGGTAAAREDEGGVVPLPAGIRPLLRRRLEEMKKRSHASVLKGNQTLSKKELLRHGSSEEVDDGEETEEKHDSLKLSAKVAPAPDHHVEEKKEVIYEKISSRDDVIEVKKEEEVVRKQDEDNHSDVVDDLAMNVKKEGDDDSNHNEHDKVINDKNDEDDSVDHDGGRMSNFDERMICPGSPSFRVYCIDVISDDEEEEKDAEDTRKSMETESVIIELKEDESIVKKEKRERKGKRFGIALPRKYLANVTAGCMGNHTHTRLMQEKSSQ, from the exons ATGGGCTGCGGTGGCTCAAGGCTAGGAGGTACGGCAGCGGCCAGGGAAGATGAGGGCGGCGTTGTACCACTTCCCGCGGGTATACGTCCGCTTCTCCGGCGAAGATTAGAGGAGATGAAGAAACGGAGTCATGCAAGCGTCTTGAAAGGAAACCAGACGCTGTCCAAGAAGGAGCTTTTAAGGCACGGCTCCTCCGAGGAGGTCGACGACGGAGAAGAGACGGAGGAGAAACACGACAGCTTAAAGTTGTCGGCTAAGGTTGCTCCTGCGCCTGATCATCACgtggaagagaagaaagaggttaTTTATGAAAAGATTTCGTCGAGAGATGATGTTAtagaagtaaagaaagaggagGAAGTTGTGAGGAAACAAGATGAAGACAATCATAGCGATGTTGTTGATGATTTAGCCATGAATGTTAAGAAAGAGGGAGATGATGATTCTAATCATAATGAGCACGACAAAGTCATCAATGATAAGAACGATGAAGATGATAGTGTTGATCATGATGGAGGGAGGATGAGCAACTTTGATGAGAGGATGATATGTCCTGGATCTCCAAGCTTTAGGGTTTATTGCATCGATGTTATttctgatgatgaagaagaag AAAAAGATGCTGAAGACACAAGAAAATCGATGGAAACCGAAAGCGTCATCATAGAACTAAAAGAG GATGAAAGCATCgttaaaaaggagaaaagagaaagaaaaggaaagagatTCGGAATAGCATTGCCAAGGAAGTATTTAGCTAATGTGACTGCAGGATGCATGGGCAACCACACTCATACTCGACTGATGCAAGAGAAATCTAGCCAGTGA